A region of Vigna radiata var. radiata cultivar VC1973A chromosome 10, Vradiata_ver6, whole genome shotgun sequence DNA encodes the following proteins:
- the LOC106775129 gene encoding transcription factor bHLH94, with protein MCLSEGERGMALEAVVYPQPQDPFGCAIKDLYSYNNMLEAAAANWGYGDFTLEKEDQASVTFLDNQTENYSHGEWNSSPPSLLPHTMNASNPPSSETSNTQNNLDTSVSTPARPKRRRTKSRKNKEEIENQRMTHIAVERNRRKQMNEYLSVLRALMPESYVQRGDQASIIGGAINFVKELEQRLQFLGAQKEKEGKPDVPFSEFFSFPQYSTSASGGCDNSAAMSDQKGEVQSGIADIEVTMVESHANLKIRSKKRPKQLLKIVSSLHGMRLTILHLNVTTTGEIVLYSLNVKVEEDCKLGSVDEIAASVYEMLNRIQQE; from the exons ATGTGTTTATCTGAGGGAGAGAGAGGCATGGCTCTAGAAGCAGTAGTGTATCCCCAACCCCAGGATCCGTTTGGCTGTGCAATCAAAGACCTATACAGCTACAACAACATGTTAGAAGCTGCTGCAGCAAACTGGGGTTATGGAGATTTCACCCTTGAAAAAGAAGACCAAGCTTCTGTCACTTTTCTTGACAACCAAACAGAGAATTACTCCCATGGAGAATGGAACTCTTCTCCTCCCTCTTTGTTGCCTCACACCATGAATGCATCAAATCCTCCTTCTTCAGAAACCAGCAACACGCAGAACAACTTAGATACTTCAGTTTCCACCCCAGCTCGCCCCAAACGGCGCAGAACCAAAAGCAGGAAGAATAAGGAAGAGATTGAGAACCAGAGAATGACCCACATTGCTGTAGAACGCAACAGAAGGAAGCAGATGAACGAGTACCTCTCTGTTCTTCGCGCTCTAATGCCTGAATCTTACGTCCAAAGG GGTGATCAAGCATCTATTATTGGGGGTGCTATAAACTTTGTGAAGGAGCTTGAGCAGAGGCTGCAATTTCTTGGTGCtcagaaagagaaagaggggAAACCTGATGTACCATTTTCTGAGTTTTTCTCATTTCCTCAGTACTCAACAAGTGCCAGTGGTGGCTGTGATAACTCTGCAGCCATGAGCGACCAAAAGGGCGAGGTTCAGTCTGGCATTGCTGACATAGAAGTGACAATGGTAGAGAGCCATGCAAATCTCAAAATAAGATCCAAGAAACGACCAAAGCAGCTCTTGAAAATAGTATCTAGTTTGCATGGCATGCGTCTCACAATCTTGCACCTAAACGTTACCACAACTGGGGAAATCGTCCTCTATTCTCTCAACGTCAAG gttgaagaagattgCAAGCTTGGATCAGTGGACGAGATAGCTGCATCTGTATACGAAATGCTGAACAGAATCCAACAAGAGTGA